Proteins from a genomic interval of Rhodopseudomonas julia:
- the glmS gene encoding glutamine--fructose-6-phosphate transaminase (isomerizing) has translation MCGIVGIVGTTPVAPRLLDALKRLEYRGYDSAGIATLENKELTRERAKGKLVNLENRLHQHPLSGLIGIGHTRWATHGAPTEVNAHPHATESVAVVHNGIIENFQELRSEIRAAGRTLQTDTDTEVVAHLITLALARGLDPVAAAAETLAKLEGAFALAILFAHEDDLLIAARRGSPLAIGYGDGEMYLGSDAIALAPFTNRITYLEDGDWAVVRRKSVTIYDENGVEARRPVSHFVASNLMVDKGNHRHFMLKEIYEQPEVVAHTLGHYVDFAERRVALPEGAEIDFAGLDRLAMSACGTAFYAALVGQYWFEQLARLPVDLDIASEFRYREVPLSANGLSLFISQSGETADTLASLRYCRAHGQKIGAIVNVPTSSIAREADYILPTLAGPEIGVASTKAFTCQLTTLLALAIGAGRQRGHLSREDEEKLVQAAIEMPRHLSQALKLEDEIEGLAKELSRVKHVLYLGRGKSFPLALEGALKLKEISYIHAEGYAAGELKHGPIALIDETMPVIVVAPYDKVFDKTVSNMQEVAARGGRIILLTDEEGARSAAVDTMKTLILPSMPAAIAPIVYAVPVQLLAYHTAVFMGTDVDQPRNLAKSVTVE, from the coding sequence ATGTGTGGCATTGTCGGAATCGTCGGAACGACCCCGGTCGCTCCGCGGCTGTTGGATGCACTCAAGCGGCTTGAATACCGAGGATACGATTCGGCTGGTATCGCGACGCTGGAGAACAAGGAGCTCACGCGCGAGCGCGCCAAGGGCAAGCTCGTCAATCTCGAGAACCGCCTGCACCAGCACCCGCTTTCCGGTTTGATCGGCATCGGCCATACACGCTGGGCGACCCATGGAGCGCCGACGGAAGTCAACGCGCATCCGCATGCAACGGAAAGCGTCGCTGTCGTCCACAATGGCATCATCGAGAATTTTCAGGAATTGCGGTCGGAAATCCGGGCAGCCGGACGAACGCTGCAGACCGACACCGACACTGAGGTTGTCGCGCATCTCATCACTCTGGCACTCGCCCGCGGGCTCGATCCGGTGGCCGCAGCGGCGGAGACGCTGGCGAAACTCGAGGGCGCTTTCGCTCTCGCCATCCTCTTCGCACATGAGGACGACCTTCTCATCGCGGCACGCCGGGGCAGCCCGCTCGCCATCGGCTACGGCGATGGTGAGATGTATCTCGGCTCCGATGCCATCGCGCTTGCGCCGTTCACCAACCGGATCACCTATCTCGAAGATGGCGATTGGGCGGTCGTACGCCGCAAGAGCGTGACCATCTACGACGAGAACGGTGTCGAAGCACGGCGGCCGGTTTCGCACTTCGTCGCCTCGAATCTCATGGTCGACAAGGGCAATCATCGACACTTCATGCTCAAGGAGATCTACGAGCAGCCCGAAGTCGTGGCGCATACTCTCGGCCATTACGTGGATTTCGCGGAACGGCGTGTGGCGCTGCCGGAGGGAGCCGAGATCGATTTTGCGGGGCTCGACCGTCTCGCCATGTCGGCCTGCGGAACAGCATTTTACGCTGCTCTTGTCGGGCAATACTGGTTTGAGCAGCTGGCCCGCCTGCCGGTCGATCTCGATATCGCTTCGGAGTTTCGCTACCGGGAGGTTCCTCTCAGCGCCAATGGGCTGTCCCTGTTCATTTCGCAGTCCGGGGAAACGGCCGACACGCTTGCCTCGCTGCGCTATTGCCGTGCGCATGGGCAGAAGATCGGTGCGATCGTCAACGTCCCCACATCTTCGATTGCGCGCGAGGCCGATTACATTCTGCCGACACTGGCCGGCCCCGAGATCGGCGTCGCCTCGACGAAGGCGTTCACCTGCCAGCTCACGACGCTCCTCGCGCTTGCGATCGGTGCCGGACGGCAGCGCGGACATCTTTCGCGGGAGGATGAAGAAAAACTTGTTCAGGCCGCAATCGAGATGCCCCGACATCTCTCGCAGGCGCTCAAGCTCGAGGACGAGATCGAAGGGCTGGCGAAGGAGCTGTCACGTGTCAAACACGTGCTCTATCTCGGCCGTGGCAAGAGTTTTCCGCTGGCGCTCGAAGGCGCCCTGAAGCTCAAGGAGATCTCCTATATTCACGCCGAGGGCTATGCGGCCGGCGAACTGAAGCACGGGCCGATCGCGCTCATCGATGAGACAATGCCGGTCATCGTGGTGGCGCCTTACGACAAGGTCTTCGACAAGACCGTCTCCAACATGCAGGAGGTCGCGGCTCGCGGCGGGCGAATCATCCTCCTCACGGACGAAGAAGGAGCGCGAAGTGCCGCTGTCGATACGATGAAGACCCTCATCCTGCCGAGCATGCCGGCAGCGATCGCGCCCATCGTGTATGCTGTGCCGGTGCAGCTTTTGGCCTATCATACTGCGGTTTTTATGGGCACCGATGTCGATCAGCCCCGCAATCTCGCCAAGTCCGTGACGGTCGAATAG
- the recG gene encoding ATP-dependent DNA helicase RecG, with the protein MGRELTSHQDLSTHTKRARDPSCRNAQRKAGRGMRPALLDPLFAEAASLPGVGPKVEKLLARVTGVAEGPPLVRDLLFHLPVSAIARQQIASLDELPQQGHVVVTGKVEHHEAPRRHSRAPYRVIIDDGRGTVELIFFNIRSQWIEKILPLGATRTISGRLDWFDYRAQIVHPEVMEPGEADKIQMVEPIYPLTEGLSSRVLGKIVRAALDRAPTLPEWITSDLMGREKWPSLTEALATMHRPQEAAALLPEAAAWRRLAFDELLASQLTLGLVRRNARKTAGKARRFSGERAAKLQALLPFALTQAQQDTIAHIRKDLRAPERMLRLLQGDVGSGKTLVALTAILDVSEDGGQAALMAPTEILARQHFATIAPLAESIGLKAALFTGKEIAGRGEKLAALAAGNIDIAIGTHALFQESVAFKDLGLVIVDEQHRFGVHQRMLLSAKGSAPDLLVMTATPIPRTLVLTYFGDMEISELREKPAGRRPIDTRVASSERLLEVKERIRSAIDKGEKVYWVCPLVEESESLDVAAAEERFRDLEKMFGAQALLLHGRMKASEKAAAMQRFREAGGAVLVATTVIEVGVDVPDASIIVIEHAERFGLAQLHQLRGRVGRGDKPSSCLLLYKPPLSETARERLKVMRDTNDGFVIAEADLKLRGEGDLLGTRQSGMPGFRLARPEFHGDLLALARDEAKLILAREEKGGDAGREAIRCLLYLFGRDEAIRLMRSG; encoded by the coding sequence ATGGGGCGGGAGCTCACGTCCCACCAAGATTTATCCACTCATACCAAGCGGGCAAGAGATCCGTCTTGCCGCAACGCGCAGCGCAAGGCAGGAAGAGGTATGCGCCCCGCCCTTCTCGATCCGCTTTTTGCTGAGGCCGCCTCGCTGCCTGGGGTGGGACCGAAAGTGGAGAAGCTTCTCGCACGGGTGACCGGTGTGGCCGAGGGGCCACCTCTTGTGCGCGACCTGCTCTTCCATCTGCCGGTTTCAGCGATTGCGCGACAGCAGATCGCTAGCCTGGACGAGCTTCCACAGCAAGGCCATGTCGTCGTAACCGGTAAAGTGGAGCATCATGAAGCGCCACGCCGGCATTCGCGCGCGCCTTATCGCGTCATCATCGACGACGGCCGCGGCACCGTGGAGCTCATCTTCTTCAACATCCGCAGCCAGTGGATCGAAAAGATCCTGCCTCTCGGCGCGACCCGCACGATCTCGGGGCGTCTCGACTGGTTCGATTATCGCGCCCAGATCGTCCATCCAGAGGTGATGGAGCCGGGCGAGGCCGACAAGATCCAAATGGTCGAGCCGATCTATCCGCTCACGGAGGGCCTCTCCTCCCGAGTCCTCGGCAAGATCGTCAGGGCGGCGCTCGACCGGGCGCCGACATTACCGGAATGGATCACGTCGGACCTTATGGGGCGGGAGAAATGGCCCTCGCTTACCGAGGCTCTCGCGACGATGCACAGGCCACAGGAGGCCGCAGCACTCCTTCCCGAAGCCGCCGCCTGGCGGCGCCTTGCTTTCGACGAATTGCTGGCAAGTCAGCTCACTCTTGGGCTGGTGCGCCGCAACGCCCGCAAGACTGCCGGCAAGGCACGCCGGTTTTCTGGCGAGCGCGCCGCCAAGCTGCAAGCGCTCTTGCCTTTTGCTCTCACGCAAGCCCAGCAAGATACCATCGCTCACATCCGCAAAGATCTGCGTGCGCCCGAGCGGATGCTGCGTCTTCTTCAAGGCGACGTCGGCTCCGGCAAGACGCTGGTCGCTCTCACCGCCATCCTCGATGTCAGCGAGGATGGCGGACAAGCCGCCTTGATGGCACCGACCGAGATCCTGGCGCGCCAGCATTTCGCGACGATCGCGCCGCTTGCCGAATCGATTGGGCTGAAAGCCGCGCTCTTCACCGGCAAGGAAATCGCCGGCCGTGGCGAAAAGCTCGCAGCGCTCGCAGCCGGTAACATCGATATTGCGATCGGCACGCATGCGCTCTTTCAAGAGAGCGTGGCCTTCAAGGATCTCGGTCTCGTCATCGTCGACGAGCAGCACCGCTTCGGCGTGCACCAGCGCATGCTCTTGTCGGCCAAAGGAAGCGCGCCGGACCTCCTCGTCATGACGGCAACCCCGATCCCTCGCACGCTCGTTCTCACCTATTTCGGCGATATGGAAATCTCCGAGCTGCGCGAAAAGCCGGCAGGACGGCGCCCGATCGACACCCGCGTCGCCTCCTCCGAACGGCTCTTAGAAGTGAAAGAGCGAATCCGTTCGGCCATCGACAAAGGCGAAAAGGTCTATTGGGTCTGCCCGCTCGTCGAGGAATCGGAATCACTCGACGTGGCGGCGGCCGAAGAACGCTTTCGCGACCTCGAAAAGATGTTCGGCGCACAGGCCCTCCTCCTCCACGGACGCATGAAGGCTTCCGAAAAGGCAGCGGCGATGCAACGTTTCCGGGAGGCGGGCGGCGCGGTCCTCGTGGCGACCACCGTGATCGAGGTCGGCGTAGATGTACCGGACGCCTCCATCATCGTCATCGAGCATGCCGAACGTTTCGGCCTTGCACAGCTGCATCAGCTGCGCGGCCGCGTCGGACGTGGCGACAAGCCTTCAAGCTGTCTCCTCCTCTACAAGCCGCCCTTGAGCGAAACGGCGCGCGAACGGCTGAAGGTGATGCGGGACACGAATGATGGCTTCGTCATCGCCGAAGCGGATCTGAAGCTTCGCGGCGAAGGCGATCTTCTCGGAACACGCCAGTCCGGCATGCCGGGCTTCCGGCTTGCCCGGCCGGAATTCCACGGTGACCTTCTGGCGCTTGCGCGCGATGAGGCAAAGCTCATCCTCGCCCGAGAAGAGAAAGGCGGAGATGCGGGTCGCGAGGCCATCCGCTGTCTTCTCTATCTTTTCGGCAGAGACGAAGCGATTCGGCTGATGCGCTCGGGCTGA
- a CDS encoding MerR family transcriptional regulator: MKELSLLRIGDLAAATGTKIVTIRYYEKIGLLPAPPRTGGNYRAYSQTHQERLSFIRRSRALGFTLDEIRELLDLSAETERDCAAVDRLVTSHLAEVEDKIADLQRLASELRRMKESCRGGTIDQCRIIEALSLEPVTL, encoded by the coding sequence GTGAAAGAGCTGTCGCTTCTACGAATCGGCGATCTCGCCGCCGCAACGGGCACGAAGATCGTCACCATTCGCTACTACGAGAAAATCGGCCTTCTGCCCGCGCCGCCGCGCACGGGCGGGAATTATCGCGCCTATTCGCAGACGCACCAGGAGCGATTGAGCTTTATCAGGCGCTCCCGTGCGCTTGGCTTCACACTCGACGAGATCCGTGAACTCCTCGATCTTTCGGCCGAGACGGAGCGCGACTGCGCCGCCGTCGACCGTCTGGTCACCTCGCATCTCGCGGAGGTGGAGGACAAGATCGCCGATCTTCAGCGTCTCGCGAGCGAGCTTCGCCGGATGAAGGAGAGCTGCCGGGGCGGCACGATCGATCAATGCCGCATCATCGAGGCACTCTCCTTAGAGCCTGTCACGCTCTAA
- the mfd gene encoding transcription-repair coupling factor — translation MSKSSSAERLSDLLAENRHLTLSGVPDGLEGRVLADLVRLRRLPVTFVARDARHLEMAKQSLRFFAPDIRRLTFPAWDCLPYDRVSPNADVVARRMATLKALVDAGPQAPLILLTTANAIIQRVPPHEWVARHVWSAGAGDVTPMEGLVARLAADGFERVPTVRAVGEYAVRGGIVDLFAPGDTGAIRCDFFGDTLETIRPFDPENQRTTGQVARLDLLPASEIILDDEVVARFRQNYREAFGAVTSDDPLYEAISAGRRFAGMEHWLAFFHERLETVLDYAGDTLVAVDHLAADTLKDRWEQIGDHYEARKENADQKLAGAAPYKPAAPDSLYLTLEEWQAKVDDHASARLTPFASPDESGSVHDVEGRAGRTFAAERTAGDVNVFDALVAHVADRRKAGKRIVLATWSVGARDRLIQVLSDHGMERLQPVETWAETEALAKGITGMAVMPLETGFETPDSVFIGDQDVLGDRLVRPARKRKRAADALTEAASLSEGDLVVHVDHGIGRFDGLVTIEAAGAPHDCLQLVYAGGDKLFLPVENIDLLTRYGAEGSETALDKLGGVAWQNRKARLKKRIREIADALIKTAAARLLRQGEKLVVPEGLYGEFAARFPYEETDDQDAAIEAAISDLGSGRPMDRLVCGDVGFGKTEVALRAAFVAAMSGKQVAVIVPTTLLARQHYKTFVDRFRGLPLQVGGLSRLVGTAEKARVRAGLADGTIDIVVGTHALLAKSVNFRDLGLVIVDEEQHFGVKHKERLKELRSAVHVLTLTATPIPRTLQLALTGVRDLSIIATPPVDRLAVRTFISPFDPLIVREALLRERLRGGQSFYVVPRISDLAEVKEFLDQNLPEARVAVAHGQMAASELDQVMNAFYDGQYDVLLSTTIVESGLDIPTANTLIIHRADMFGLAQLYQLRGRIGRSKNRAYAYFTVPAKKTMTSTAERRLKVLQSLDSLGAGFQLASHDLDIRGAGNLLGEEQSGHIKEVGFELYQQMLEEAVAGLKAGDEELAEGKWSPQITIGMAVMIPETYVPDLTLRMSLYRRLADLEDAGDIDAFGAELIDRFGPMPDEVDHLLKVVYVKSLCRRANVEKVDAGPKGVVIALRNNEFANPGGLVRYIGEQGSMAKIRPDQRIVLSRDWPRPEDRLKGTASLLTRLAKIAEEGAQKAA, via the coding sequence ATGTCGAAATCCTCCAGCGCTGAGCGGCTGAGCGATCTTCTGGCGGAAAACCGCCATCTCACCTTGTCCGGCGTGCCGGACGGGCTGGAGGGACGCGTCCTCGCCGATCTCGTGCGGTTGCGTCGCCTCCCAGTCACTTTCGTTGCGCGTGACGCACGCCATCTGGAGATGGCAAAACAGAGCCTGCGCTTCTTTGCTCCGGATATCCGGCGACTGACATTTCCGGCCTGGGACTGCCTGCCCTATGACCGCGTCTCGCCCAATGCCGACGTCGTCGCGCGGCGAATGGCGACGCTGAAGGCGCTCGTCGATGCCGGCCCCCAGGCGCCGCTCATACTTCTGACGACGGCCAATGCGATCATTCAGCGGGTGCCGCCGCATGAGTGGGTGGCGCGGCATGTGTGGAGTGCCGGTGCCGGTGACGTGACGCCCATGGAGGGATTGGTCGCGCGTCTGGCGGCAGACGGCTTTGAACGTGTGCCGACGGTCCGGGCGGTTGGCGAATACGCCGTGCGCGGTGGCATCGTCGACCTTTTCGCCCCGGGGGATACGGGGGCAATCCGCTGTGATTTCTTCGGCGACACGCTGGAGACGATCCGGCCCTTCGACCCGGAGAACCAGCGCACGACCGGCCAGGTCGCTCGGCTCGATCTCTTGCCGGCGAGCGAAATCATCCTCGATGACGAGGTCGTGGCACGTTTTCGTCAGAACTATCGCGAAGCCTTCGGCGCTGTAACGAGCGACGATCCGCTTTATGAGGCGATCAGCGCCGGGCGACGGTTTGCAGGCATGGAGCACTGGCTCGCCTTTTTCCATGAGCGGCTGGAGACTGTGCTCGATTATGCCGGCGACACATTGGTGGCCGTCGATCATCTGGCCGCAGACACGCTCAAGGATCGCTGGGAGCAGATCGGCGACCATTACGAAGCGCGCAAAGAAAACGCCGATCAGAAGCTTGCCGGCGCGGCACCCTATAAGCCTGCGGCTCCCGACAGCCTCTATCTCACGCTCGAGGAATGGCAGGCAAAGGTCGATGACCACGCGTCCGCGAGACTGACGCCTTTCGCGTCACCTGACGAATCGGGTTCGGTCCACGATGTGGAGGGCAGGGCGGGCCGCACCTTCGCCGCCGAGCGCACGGCCGGTGACGTCAATGTTTTCGATGCGCTCGTGGCGCATGTCGCCGATCGCCGAAAGGCCGGTAAGAGAATCGTGCTTGCGACCTGGAGTGTGGGTGCGCGAGACCGGCTCATTCAGGTCCTGAGCGACCACGGCATGGAGAGGCTGCAACCGGTCGAAACCTGGGCCGAGACGGAGGCACTCGCCAAAGGCATCACCGGTATGGCCGTGATGCCGCTCGAAACCGGGTTCGAGACACCCGACAGCGTCTTTATCGGCGATCAGGACGTGCTCGGCGACCGTCTCGTGCGCCCGGCACGAAAGCGCAAACGCGCGGCCGACGCTTTGACAGAGGCCGCGAGCCTCTCCGAAGGCGACCTCGTCGTTCATGTCGATCACGGCATCGGTCGTTTCGATGGGCTCGTTACGATCGAGGCGGCGGGGGCCCCGCACGACTGCCTCCAGCTCGTCTATGCCGGCGGCGACAAGCTCTTTCTTCCGGTCGAGAACATCGATCTCTTGACGCGCTATGGCGCGGAAGGCTCCGAGACCGCCCTCGATAAGCTGGGCGGCGTTGCCTGGCAGAACCGCAAGGCTCGCCTCAAGAAACGCATCCGCGAAATCGCCGATGCTCTCATCAAGACGGCGGCGGCGAGGCTTCTTCGCCAGGGCGAAAAGCTGGTCGTGCCGGAAGGTCTTTACGGCGAATTCGCAGCTCGTTTCCCCTACGAGGAAACCGATGATCAGGATGCCGCGATCGAGGCGGCGATCAGCGATCTCGGCTCCGGCAGGCCGATGGACCGCCTCGTCTGTGGCGATGTGGGTTTCGGCAAGACCGAAGTTGCGCTCAGGGCCGCCTTCGTTGCGGCGATGAGCGGCAAGCAGGTGGCGGTCATCGTACCGACGACCTTGCTCGCCCGTCAGCACTACAAGACTTTCGTCGACCGCTTTCGCGGTTTGCCGCTCCAGGTCGGTGGACTTTCGCGGCTGGTCGGCACGGCGGAGAAGGCTCGCGTTAGGGCTGGGCTTGCCGATGGCACCATCGACATCGTCGTCGGAACGCATGCGCTTCTGGCGAAGTCGGTCAATTTCCGTGATCTCGGCCTCGTCATCGTCGACGAGGAGCAGCATTTCGGCGTCAAGCATAAGGAGCGCCTGAAGGAGCTGCGGTCGGCCGTGCACGTCCTGACCCTGACGGCGACGCCGATCCCGCGCACGTTGCAGCTCGCTCTCACGGGCGTGCGCGACCTCTCCATCATCGCCACGCCGCCGGTCGACCGCCTGGCGGTGCGAACCTTCATATCGCCTTTTGATCCGCTGATCGTGCGCGAGGCACTTTTGCGCGAGCGCTTGCGGGGTGGTCAGTCCTTCTATGTCGTGCCGCGGATCTCCGATCTCGCCGAAGTGAAGGAGTTTCTGGACCAGAACCTGCCGGAGGCGCGGGTTGCCGTCGCACATGGGCAGATGGCCGCAAGCGAGCTCGATCAGGTGATGAACGCCTTCTACGACGGCCAATACGACGTGCTGTTGTCGACGACGATCGTGGAATCGGGCCTCGATATTCCGACCGCGAATACGCTCATCATCCATCGCGCCGACATGTTCGGCCTGGCCCAGCTCTATCAGCTGCGCGGTCGCATCGGTCGCTCCAAGAACCGCGCCTATGCCTATTTCACGGTGCCGGCGAAAAAGACCATGACGTCGACGGCCGAACGCCGCCTCAAGGTGTTGCAATCGCTCGATTCGCTCGGCGCGGGCTTCCAGCTTGCCAGCCACGACCTCGATATTCGTGGCGCCGGCAATCTTCTCGGAGAAGAGCAGTCCGGCCACATCAAGGAGGTCGGTTTCGAGCTTTACCAGCAAATGCTCGAAGAGGCCGTGGCGGGCCTCAAGGCGGGCGACGAGGAGCTGGCCGAGGGCAAGTGGTCACCCCAGATCACGATCGGCATGGCCGTCATGATTCCAGAGACTTATGTTCCGGATCTCACGCTACGCATGAGCCTTTATCGGCGCCTTGCCGACCTGGAAGATGCGGGCGATATCGATGCTTTCGGTGCCGAGCTGATCGATCGTTTCGGGCCGATGCCCGACGAGGTCGATCATCTGTTGAAGGTCGTCTACGTGAAATCGCTGTGCCGCAGAGCCAATGTCGAAAAGGTCGATGCCGGGCCGAAGGGCGTGGTCATCGCCTTGCGCAACAACGAGTTTGCCAACCCAGGTGGGCTTGTGCGCTATATCGGTGAGCAGGGCTCGATGGCAAAAATCCGTCCCGACCAGCGTATCGTCCTGTCGCGTGACTGGCCGCGGCCTGAAGACAGGCTGAAGGGGACGGCCTCTCTGCTGACGCGTCTTGCCAAGATCGCCGAGGAAGGGGCGCAGAAGGCGGCTTAG
- a CDS encoding DsbA family oxidoreductase yields MRDELPATDRLSVDVISDVMCPWCFIGKRRLERAASQTDIPLEIRWRPYQLDPTLPPEGKDRSLYLAEKFGSAERARSLYVDVRAAGAQEAIPFDFDAIEVSPNTLDAHRLIRWSASAGVQDVIVEALFNAYFIEGRRLNELETLTEIAAKAGMEPDVIAELLASGADRELVEEEIALARQMGVSGVPTFVVGNRYVVVGAQAPEVLLEAFNAALAASHNANDNGPA; encoded by the coding sequence ATGAGAGACGAACTTCCTGCGACCGACCGCCTTTCCGTCGATGTCATCTCCGATGTGATGTGCCCTTGGTGCTTCATCGGCAAAAGACGCTTGGAAAGGGCCGCAAGCCAGACCGATATCCCGCTCGAGATCCGTTGGCGCCCCTACCAGCTCGATCCGACCTTGCCCCCGGAAGGCAAGGATCGAAGCCTCTATCTTGCGGAAAAATTCGGTTCCGCCGAGAGGGCGCGCTCCCTCTATGTCGACGTGCGTGCCGCCGGGGCGCAGGAAGCGATTCCCTTCGATTTCGACGCGATCGAGGTCTCGCCCAACACGCTCGACGCTCACCGCCTGATCCGCTGGTCGGCAAGCGCCGGCGTGCAGGACGTGATCGTAGAGGCGCTGTTCAACGCCTATTTCATCGAGGGCCGGCGTCTCAACGAGCTGGAGACGCTGACGGAGATCGCCGCCAAAGCTGGGATGGAACCCGACGTCATTGCCGAGCTCCTGGCAAGTGGCGCCGACAGAGAGCTGGTCGAGGAGGAAATCGCCCTCGCCCGCCAGATGGGCGTGAGCGGCGTGCCCACCTTCGTCGTCGGCAACCGCTATGTTGTCGTCGGCGCACAGGCCCCTGAGGTTCTGTTAGAGGCCTTCAACGCCGCTTTGGCGGCTTCGCACAACGCCAACGACAACGGACCGGCCTAG
- a CDS encoding DUF502 domain-containing protein, whose translation METEDAERGARPQRRHSKAGLRLRNYFLTGIVVAAPIGITFYLTWAFVAWVDGWVKPLIPHAYNPDNYLPFSVPGFGLIVAIFLLTMLGFLTANLVGRTIVAYGELLLDRMPLVRNLYRALKQIFETALSQSSRSFQQVGLIEYPRRGLWALVFIATDTKGEIAERLKESDTDTMAVFLPTTPNPTSGFLLIVPRQDVILLDMTVEEGAKLVISAGLVAPEYHRKTKALAREAKEAADDEREAAE comes from the coding sequence ATGGAAACCGAGGACGCAGAGCGGGGGGCAAGGCCGCAGCGGCGGCACTCGAAAGCGGGGCTCAGGCTCCGCAATTATTTCCTGACCGGTATCGTCGTTGCCGCGCCGATCGGCATTACGTTTTATCTGACCTGGGCGTTCGTCGCCTGGGTGGATGGATGGGTGAAGCCGCTCATCCCTCACGCTTACAATCCCGACAATTATCTGCCCTTCTCGGTTCCGGGTTTCGGGCTCATCGTCGCCATCTTCCTTCTGACGATGTTGGGATTTCTGACCGCCAACCTGGTCGGGCGCACTATTGTGGCCTACGGCGAGCTCCTGCTCGATCGTATGCCGCTCGTGCGCAATCTCTACCGGGCCCTGAAACAGATCTTCGAGACGGCTCTTTCACAGTCGAGCCGCTCGTTTCAGCAGGTCGGGCTGATCGAATATCCCAGGCGCGGGTTGTGGGCGCTGGTCTTCATCGCCACCGATACCAAGGGTGAGATCGCCGAGCGTCTCAAAGAAAGCGACACCGATACGATGGCCGTCTTTCTGCCGACGACGCCCAATCCGACCTCTGGTTTTCTGCTCATCGTGCCGCGCCAGGATGTCATCCTGCTCGATATGACTGTCGAGGAAGGCGCCAAGCTCGTCATTTCCGCAGGTCTCGTTGCCCCGGAATATCATCGCAAGACCAAAGCTCTCGCCCGTGAGGCCAAGGAAGCCGCGGATGATGAGAGAGAGGCGGCCGAATAG
- a CDS encoding FAD assembly factor SdhE, protein MADEKFEERRRRAHFRAWRRGTRELDLLVGRFADSVLPSAGERELEEFERLLELPDLALYSWIVGREEVPADHQSAMISGLIAFHKRERNSDVEILQR, encoded by the coding sequence ATGGCAGACGAAAAATTTGAAGAGCGGCGCCGACGCGCCCATTTTCGTGCCTGGCGCCGCGGTACGCGCGAGCTGGACCTTCTCGTCGGGCGCTTTGCCGACAGCGTCTTGCCATCTGCGGGCGAGCGGGAACTGGAGGAATTCGAACGACTTCTCGAACTGCCCGATCTTGCTCTCTACAGCTGGATCGTCGGGCGTGAAGAGGTGCCTGCCGACCACCAGAGCGCGATGATTTCTGGGTTGATTGCCTTCCACAAAAGAGAACGAAATTCGGATGTCGAAATCCTCCAGCGCTGA
- a CDS encoding cation transporter produces MSGCCQDECCGEAIRGDNGRFARLLWIALVVNAGMFVVEAGAGFAAGSLSLQADSLDFLGDAGNYAVSLMVVASAPAVRAKAALLKGATMGLFGLWIVAATVWRAFNAVPPDAFTMSWVGLLALISNLGVAALLWAYRGGDANMRSVWLCSRNDAISNLVVLVAAAGVFGTQTAWPDLIVAAVMASLALQAATMIVRHALLELRDDIREQKPA; encoded by the coding sequence ATGAGCGGTTGCTGCCAGGACGAATGTTGCGGGGAAGCAATCCGTGGCGACAACGGGCGGTTTGCGCGTCTCCTCTGGATCGCGCTTGTCGTCAATGCCGGGATGTTCGTCGTGGAGGCAGGAGCAGGATTTGCCGCGGGCTCTCTGTCGCTGCAGGCCGATTCGCTCGACTTTCTCGGCGACGCTGGAAATTACGCCGTCAGCCTGATGGTCGTCGCCTCTGCACCTGCCGTCCGTGCCAAAGCGGCGCTTTTGAAAGGCGCCACGATGGGGCTTTTTGGCCTATGGATCGTGGCGGCAACCGTCTGGCGCGCGTTCAATGCGGTTCCTCCGGATGCTTTCACGATGTCCTGGGTGGGGTTGCTCGCACTTATCTCCAATCTTGGTGTCGCAGCTCTCTTGTGGGCGTATCGTGGAGGCGATGCCAACATGCGCTCCGTCTGGCTTTGTTCGCGCAACGACGCGATCAGCAACCTCGTGGTGCTTGTTGCGGCAGCCGGGGTCTTCGGCACGCAGACGGCCTGGCCGGATCTCATCGTTGCGGCCGTCATGGCGTCTCTCGCACTCCAGGCTGCGACTATGATCGTGCGGCACGCTCTCCTTGAGCTTCGGGACGACATCCGAGAGCAAAAGCCAGCCTAG